In the Drosophila biarmipes strain raj3 chromosome X, RU_DBia_V1.1, whole genome shotgun sequence genome, one interval contains:
- the LOC108025775 gene encoding cytoplasmic dynein 1 intermediate chain isoform X14, with product MDRKAELERKKAKLAALREEKDRRRREKEIKDMEEAAGRIGGGAGIDKDQRKDLDEMLSSLGVAPVSEVLSSLSSVNSMTSDNSNTQTPDASLQATVNGQSGGKKQPLNLSVYNVQATNIPPKETLVYTKQTQTTSTGGGNGDAHATDYYVLAFDAQGDDEESSLQNLDNGFTSKLPPGYLTHGLPTVKDVAPAITPLEIKKETEVKKEVNELSEEQKQMIILSEDFQRFVVRAGRVIERALSENVDIYTDYIGGGDSEEANDERSHARLSLNRVFYDERWSKNRCITSMDWSTHFPELVVASYHNNEESPNEPDGVVMVWNTKFKKTTPEDVFHCQSAVMSTCFAKFNPNLILGGTYSGQIVLWDNRVQKRTPIQRTPLSAAAHTHPVYCLQMVGTQNAHNVISISSDGKLCSWSLDMLSQPQDTLELQQRQSKAIAITSMAFPANEINSLVMGSEDGYVYSASRHGLRSGVNEVYERHLGPITGISTHYNQLSPDFGHLFLTSSIDWTIKLWSLKDTKPLHSFEDNSDYVMDVAWSPVHPALFAAVDGSGRLDLWNLNQDTEVPTASIVVAGAPALNRVSWTPSGLHVCIGDEAGKLYVYDVAENLAQPSRDEWSRFNTHLSEMKLNQSDEV from the exons ATGGATCGCAAGGCTGAGCTGGAACGCAAAAAGGCCAAGTTGGCCGCCCTGCGCGAGGAGAAGGACCGCCGGCGGCGCGAGAAGGAGATCAAGGACATGGAGGAGGCGGCCGGTCGCATTGGCGGCGGCGCTGGCATCGACAAGGATCAGCGCAA AGATCTCGACGAAATGCTGTCCTCGCTGGGCGTGGCCCCCGTCTCCGAGGTGCTTTCCTCACTCTCCTCCGTCAACTCGATGACCTCGGACAACTCCAACACACAGACCCCCGACGCCAGCCTACAAGCCACCGTCAATGGCCAGAG CGGCGGAAAGAAGCAGCCCCTCAACCTGAGCGTCTACAATGTCCAGGCTACGAACATTCCACCAAAGGAGACGCTGGTCTATACGAAACAAACCCAGACGACCAGCACCGGCGGAGGAAACGGCGATG CTCATGCTACGGATTATTATG TGCTTGCATTTGATGCCCAAGGAGACGACGAAGAGAGCTCGCTGCAGAACCTGGACAATGGATTCACCTCCAAGCTGCCACCGGGCTACCTCACCCACGGCCTGCCCACCGTCAAGGACGTCGCCCCGGCCATCACGCCCCTCGAGATCAAGAAGGAGACCGAGGTGAAGAAGGAGG TCAACGAGCTGTCCGAGGAGCAGAAGCAGATGATCATCCTGTCGGAGGACTTCCAGCGGTTCGTGGTGCGCGCCGGCCGCGTCATCGAGCGTGCCCTCTCGGAGAACGTGGACATCTACACGGACTACATCGGTGGCGGCGACAGCGAGGAGGCCAACGACGAGCGCTCCCACGCCCGGCTCTCGCTGAACCGCGTCTTCTACGACGAGCGCTGGTCGAAGAATCGCTGCATCACCAGCATGGACTGGTCCACCCACTTCCCGGAGCTGGTGGTGGCCTCGTATCACAACAACGAGGAGAGCCCCAACGAGCCGGACGGCGTGGTGATGGTGTGGAACACCAAGTTCAAGAAGACCACGCCCGAGGATGTCTTCCACTGTCAGAGCGCGGTGATGTCCACCTGCTTTGCCAAATTCAATCCCAACCTGATCCTCGGTGGCACCTATTCGGGCCAAATAGTGCTGTGGGACAACCGCGTCCAGAAGCGCACGCCCATCCAGCGTACGCCGCTCAGTGCTGCGGCGCACACGCATCCCGTCTACTGCCTCCAGATGGTGGGCACCCAGAATGCGCACAACGTCATCTCCATATCGTCGGACGGCAAGCTGTGCTCCTGGTCGCTGGACATGCTGTCGCAGCCGCAGGACACGCTCGAGCTGCAGCAGCGCCAGTCGAAGGCCATTGCCATCACATCGATGGCCTTCCCGGCCAACGAGATCAATAGTCTGGTGATGGGCAGTGAGGATGGCTATGTGTACTCCGCCTCGCGTCACGGACTGCGCTCGGGCGTGAACGAGGTGTACGAACGGCATCTGGGCCCCATCACCGGCATATCCACGCACTACAACCAGCTGTCGCCGGACTTTGGCCACCTATTCCTCACCTCGTCGATTGACTGGACCATCAAGCTGTGGTCACTCAAG GACACCAAGCCACTGCACTCCTTCGAGGACAACTCGGATTACGTGATGGACGTCGCCTGGTCGCCCGTGCATCCCGCCCTCTTCGCCGCCGTCGATGGCAGCGGACGCCTGGACCTATGGAACCTCAACCAGGACACAGAGGTGCCGACAGCCTCCATTGTGGTGGCCGGTGCCCCGGCCCTGAACCGCGTCTCCTGGACCCCATCGGGGCTGCACGTCTGCATTGGCGACGAGGCCGGCAAGCTGTACGTTTACGATGTGGCCGAGAATCTGGCGCAACCGTCGCGCGACGAGTGGTCGCGGTTTAACACCCATCTCAGCGAGATGAAGCTGAACCAGAGCGACGAGGTCTAG